From the genome of Diorhabda carinulata isolate Delta chromosome 2, icDioCari1.1, whole genome shotgun sequence:
CATGCCACATAAAACAGCTTGAAGTATGAGTGGAAGCACTACAGTCCTGAATGGTtagattttatataaacaaacgTTTGTTGCTAAATATGATAGAAGTAACACCTGTTGTAACTcgaatacaaatatatattttttagccTCTGCCTTGTCTTCACTTCTACTTTCGTAAGCTTCATTTGCTTCTCCTACTCTTGTCATCTCggaaataaaaataccaaattttaaaataaatgagtGAAACAAAATGATACAACAAATATGGTATTgccaatattaaaattaatttgggAAGTTTTTGATACCgaactaaaataaaacaacatatCTTGTTTCGTGAGCTACCAAAGTTAAAATTACAAACAGATTATTACTCATTGCCTTAACTTATTTATTttgccaaattttaaaaaaaatcaagtttcaCCTATCTCATTataggtttaagaaatatttataagaaatagtGGAACATATCTCATTTTGGCAACttataaagcaaaaaaaactgaatcagAAGGTATATAAATCTCTGATCTACTAAGAAATTTCAATAGCcctatacaaattttttgaaaaaaatatatactggAACAGGAATAGAACCAGTGCAATCAGCAAACTTCCACAAAATGGATTAAATGtgtatcaaatataaatttattgtatactaatttaaaatataatagaatgtGTTAGAATAtacaaatttgtaaaaatagtttgtaatcaatttttatacttAAAGCAAATTATTTCTGTTTCATGATGATTTgtctttatcaatttttatttatttattctaagtATTTTACATCGATTTCGTAGAAAACTgacttaaaattaaaacaaatcctatctaaaaacataaaaggtttaagaaataaaaagttgatgaaattatttcgaaGATACTATGAACTATTCAAGAAAacctttttataatatatattagttcaAATACATACCATTAAAGTTCCTAAATGCTTCCTCGACAAGAATATTTGATCCGTATATGATTTGGAAGAAGCCAATGCGTAAATGGATTCCATAAACTGCACAGTATTATCAACAAACATCTTGGGATTCTGTTTAAccgacatatttttcaaattatattcccATTTGTGTAAATTACGCTCATCAGAATTATTATCCTATAAAGAGTAGcaataaaatgagaatataCAAATTCAGAACTTACTTTATTCTTAtgttttaaacaattaaaaacaacagCCAACTGATCTGAAGCCATATTCAAagaaactcaaaaaataaaatggatatgtcaaatctacTGCATTAGTCAGTGCAAAATTGAACACTTTACATATTTATCTAGAAGATAAATTAATGCCGACGAAGTTGATATTTAAAATCATATCAGAtgtgaaataaaagaaaaatttttaaaatacgaTGTCTAGTGACACCTTCCAGTGGAATACTACACTCTGGCTGTTGCTAAGTGACACCATCTCTAGATGGAGACTTAACTGTTCCAACAGATGGAGTACCAGCACAACACTTGTGATCGTCATTTTATGGGGAAATAATTCGTTGGGCatcattaataaaacaaaaatattataataaagcaaatatatcttattatcatattaataatatttataactatcaaattctttttttataatatttattgttggaAATATGATACATATCTATGGTTTTATGTTTAGTTCTGTGATTAAATACAGATaaagaacaatttaaaatggaaattagaATAAACTTGTAACGAGATCACGAATATCTTTTAATTCAGATAATACAAAAACTGgttttctgatttatttctatttagaaGTATTAGTTTGGAATACGatgaaaaaaatggaagtaTTCTCCATTTTCAAGAGTTCGGATTTTATCTACGTATATTAGTCAAATgaatattagtaaatattttaagtattttttggaaatgtaataagtaatttgaaaattataataaaaaatgttcagaacttactttattcatattttctaaaaGATTAAAATGAACAGGTACCTGGTCAAACGCCATACTCAAATGAACTCTTATAAAAATGAAGCGGATATGTCATATGTACTGCATTAGTCAGTTTAAAGCTAAATTATTTATCTACTTATCCCTTAAGTAAATTAACGTAGGCAAAGGcgttatttataattatattaaggTGTGagatgaatgaaaattttatttttaattttttgattatgaGATATCTAGAGACACCTCCTAGCGAAATAAAACATTCTGACTACTGCTTATACGAATTGTCTCTAGATGGAGACACACTTAAAATCTGATCTTAACTACTCAAAtgcttttttttcttgtataaaaaatgttgttctCTATATACTATTAATACAACAAGTTCATAAATTATTCTGTATCAATATTTCCAGAAGCTATTGAATTACGTActcaaaaaattaactaataaaaGTAGTATAATTATCTATGGTTTTGTCTTTAGTTCTATGATTATAcattaatatggaaaaaatgaaaataacccTAAAATACTAGACATGAAATAAATTCATGGTAACTTTAAATATAAGTTATTTGTAAGGCAATTTATGagttttatatgaatatgtttCAATTCTCATGAAAACAaaccttatttttttgtttaattttcatttaaaagtactagtttaaaataaaatgagaaatataggagtatttttaatattcctaAGTATACggatattttctatatatttcgtTCAAACATTTTATGTCCCAGATGAATATTGGCAAACTTTGGAAGTAGCACACAAATTAGTGTATCACTATGGATATCTAACTTGGGAATGGACTCAAGGCATTCGGAATTATCTACCACCTTTGATTATAGCTTTTTTCTACAAACTTTTGTATTGGATTAAACTAGACACTACTGAGACTTTAGTAAGTTTTACTTggtttatatataaattcttttcaaCTGTTAGCGATTAGAAAAATAAGAGTGTATATTTCCTCTATTTTGAATATGTTCAATATATTGATagttgtattgaaataaaaaaaaaatttcaatatgatattagtaacaaaataaatataggtaattaaaatttaatgtataacttttttctttttaaaatgaattcatatattggaaaaaatctttGTGTGAATGAATTGAATGTAATAATCACTTTTCTTAACAGGTGTATGGTCCTCGAGTAATACAAGCAATTTTAAGTTCTTATTCTGACTTGTGTTTTTATAAGTGGTCTGGGACAAGAAAGTGGGCTATTTTCTCCATAGGAACTTCATGGTTCTGGTTTTATACAGGTTCTAGGACACTTATAAATACCCTAGAATGCTCTTTAACAACAATAGGTCTTTCTAAATTTCCTTGGCCAGGAAAAAGAATAGGTAttacttatataatatattcagagttgtagtaaaaaaaatcatttttaaatgtcATATGATTTagtaaaaatcatattttaggATCTTAGTTTATGTcaacctttttttaaaaattgaataaattatgattgaaagatattttgagGAATGTAGGATACATATCTGTTACCTTCTAATAAAGACAAAACACATAGAGGTAGGTAGGCTtattattacaaacaatacttttttttacttCACAGAAGAATCTTCGCTATTTATTTGGATTGCAGCTATAGTATTCTTTATCAGACCAACTAGTGGAATAATTTGGCTTCCAATTGGATTATATCacttgaaaataacaaaacatacttTATTTCATGTAGTAATTACCCAATATATACCCATAGGGTAGGTAGCACATATAAGttgagaatatttgaaaaagttagtAACTTATTTTAATTGGTGTTTTAGGATTGTTACTTTGATATTGACAGTATTGTTGGATAGTGGATGTCATGGGTCTCTTCTTATTACTCCCTacaaatttatacaatttaatgtatttcaaaatttgagctcaTTCTATGGAGTACAACCTTGGCATTGGTACTTATCATCCGGTATTCCAAGTGTACTGGGTATATTCCTATTACCATTTCTATTAGCTACtgtaattgttttaaaaaatatacgtaTACACCCTATTGAAGTAGTTTTGCTCAGTACAATTGCGTTTACTGTGTTTGTTTATAGGTAAGTTTTCAATAATACAAGTTgccatttgaaaattatcatgaTTATGtttgttgttcaaaatttaatttttcttttaaaaattaatacaacaGCACAGTGCCTtacttacaaaaatttttttttgtgtttttagtttttagataGGTCAACGCCCTCCATATGCTTGTTATAAACTTCTATTGATTTAGGATAAAGATTTTCTCTGTGTTTATGAGCTTATATGAAATAGTGTCTTTGAGGTATTCTAGGGGAAGTACATAAGTTGACATGTGGACTAATTTGCTGGCATACAAACACGAGAGACTTCTACTCCATCTATAAcagtaatattttctattctgGCAGCTCCTAAAGGTGATAGACTATTCTGTGAAAGATAAACTTTTAGCTTGGTACTGTTAATACAAAACTGACTTTGATATCTGGAAACTGTAGTCGTAAGTTAAGTAACTATGTTACCACATGCATGAAGATCTGGTGCTCTGGCAGGAATAACATACTTTGGTTTCTAGCAAATATGTTAAAATCATAACTGAAACCTGACACTCCATTGAGTACAAAATTCTTAAATTCCCACTTCTTCGGGTTATTAGGGTTGTATTATTTCAAGGTATGCTTTGTCATGGTGGGTATCACTTGTTCATCAATAGAAAGATACTCTTTCTTCTCTGGGTACATGCTGATATTCTCTCAACAAGTAGTCGTAAGTTTAAAAGGTTTGTTGTATCCTTGTAAACTACCGTGTATAAACTtatgttgaaatataaatattgtttgatttcttcCCATCTCCTACAACTCATAGTCTCTAACACAAGCCGTTGATCTATACCAAAATTCTAATAGTGCCCACTTGCAGGTAATTTTACTATTGTCATAACTTTACTTATTCCAATTTCACTTCTAGTAATATTTGCAGGTTTGAGACATTATCTTGaacagtttttaaatttaaataaaatcaataaagaaatagataGGACTTTCTAATGCTTGCATAAATTATAGCCAGTCTAATGATCCCAAAACAGAGTAatctttttcatcaaaattcttGAATTCTGATTCCCTCcaatctaatttttgttttttattatgggacttattatttagtttttagtttttttatctatttctatGGCTGCTTTTAAGATGGTTGAAGCTTTGATGTCAATTTCTGATACAGCATATGAATCTATATCACTATCTGATTCGGCATCAACAAGAGTTTTTAACTGTTGAATCAGAGAAAACGCCACATACCTACAAATTATATGATGAATGGAACTATATTTGAATACACAAAATATCTCTTTTATGCAATTCTTGTAGTTGTGCTTTCATTAGATATTTACTACCTTTTTGCATTCCCCTGTGCCACTGCAAAAAAAGGGGACGtaatagataaatttatttcatgaacTAAACCgtgttattaattatattgaatattataatattttatttattttagcttATTACCACACAAGGAATTTCGATTCATTTTACCATTATTTCCTATGATATTTTATATGACATCAAGATTTTTATCTGCTTGGAGTAGAAAATCTACAAAGTAAGTTCATTTAtatttgaagacaaaaaaaatgtattaaaataaaaaattagatgattagtTATGTGAACGATGAACTTGGAATACCTCTTCAGTACAGTCAACAACATCAAATGATTGTTGCATTAAGACAATCACATTAGATAGtgaaattatcaattatcaagaaaaattaaatatttagattgaatttttcaagatcaataactaattaatttaattttgtgttcattttcattaaagattatcgttttttaaatgattattaaaaaaataaattgatctTTCATTATTTATACAGCTTTTCAGTCTGGTTGGTAGCTAtagtaatatttattggaaacttGGTACCTGCGTGGTACTTTGGAATGGTTCACCAGCGGGGTACACTTGATGTTATGAATCCTTTAAgagaaatatctgaaaaaaatccAGATGACACTCATCTATTGTTTTTAATGCCTTGCCATTCAACTCCTCTTTACAGGTAAAattaatcttatgaaaatatccaagtatcgaataaaaaaatcgttaagaattgaaattttgtgagTAACAATGGATTAAgacatattgaaaatttccttgATTTAGAATTGAACTGTAGCTTTTGGAACTGTGTGGTATTAATTCTGAATACACTGCACCCACTACATCAataattacactgtatgacacATGTTTTGATAACAAAGTTAACATGTTCAAAGACAGAAGGTGGACAGTTTTCTTTTGGTTCCTATCTGTCTCCAAAGttcatacagtgtaattgtttGTATTGTTACAGTGCTAGTTAACATTATGCTCTGTATAGATCTGGTTTATTATCATTTTGACATAAGATTAACtgataaacaattattttaaacagtTTCCAATTTCTTACTTGACAATAACATTATCAGCTAAGAACGTTTTTATAAGATGTAGGTTTAATAACTTTCCTTTGAATCCAGTGCTTTGTAATCTTGActggtgggaaatttataatgaaattttttataaacagtcatcttttttcagtttatttcaaatctaaaaggaaataattattaaataatagacACAATTAATTACATGTCATTAAACAAGGTTACGATGCGCCATGAAATACTCATTTTTTCCtggatttataatattttctttgtaatttcGATTCCTCCaatcaaattttgcaatttacaATTTCTCTTACTGCAAatggtttttataatttcttatacTTACCATACATTTcccaatcaaaaaattaatttttgggaAGTGTAATGTTAAATTATAGGATATAGAAAAGCAATGGAAAgaactataaaataatatagtaCAAACTACAGAAAAGTATTAACAAAGACTGGTACGACGAAGAGTTTGAAGAAgccagaaaacaaaaaaacatgacAAGAATGAGTTGGAtcaataaaagagaaaaacattTTGAGAGCCAAAGAAACATAGCAATTAAgacatataaaagaaaaaagaatgaatGGCTGAATAAGAAATTAGAAAAGATAGACCAAGaggaatattaaaatattaattaaatatgagAAAAGGTATAAAAGATAAGAATGGTATAATACAAAATGATcctaaataatttggaaaatatggaaagagtattatgaaaataaattatttgaaaatgaaaaaacataacAGAGGAAATTTCAGAAATGGCAAAAGAAGATGAGGAAGTAGCAAAATGTCCATCGAAAACTGaggtagaagaagaaataaaaagtctGCGTAATGGAAAGACCTtggagaaaattgaataaaggcTGAGTTGTTAGAATACggagaaaaataaatgaaagtagTGGAAGTAAATTACTTAAAAGTATGAAAGTACTGGCAGTATATTTTTACTGCATGTAATTAGTTAGTGTTTTTAGGTCTGTTGATTTATTGGTCATAAGTTTCTAGAAAACTAAATCACGTGTACAAATTgcccgtttttttttcatgactTCTATCCATCGCAACAcacttataatataaataactattatttcaGTCATCTTCATATTAACGTGACCACACGTTTTTTAACATGTCTTCCTAATCtaaataatcaagaaaattaCACTGATGAAGCTGACTTATTTTACTTAGATCCAAATGGGTGGTTTAGGAATAATTATCCTCAAAATGGTACATTACCTACTCATATCATCAGTTTCGATATTTTACAACCTTTTATAACAGATATTTTAAACAAGTGagtattatttaatatttaaacaattgttttataaaaCCAGTGAACTAAGAATGATTATAAACagaacattattttatatataataaaaaaaaacttactttcCAGTCAGCTCGCAAGATAGCGgaccatttatttttaatgtactCCTACAATATGATATCCAATGAAAATACTTGTTGAGAATTactcaaaaaatgaaatgttgtCTCTGTATAACAGACTTAGAaacttgttaataaaaataaaaaaaataaattgaaagtaaacattttaaaaaaattacttttatttaaatgcaatgaaaagaatggaataaatattttccattgaattttattatcaactAATAATGTCTTTGCGCcatttatatgatataaaagCTTCTCGCAAGATTTATTTGTGTACATAAATGAGTAAATTGGGTAACttgattcaattgattttactttttacCTAAAAGTAATTAAGTAATAAGAACCCATTTAAAtgtatcaaaaagtttttatatcatataaaagTGGTAACGACGTTATTgttaaagttttataaaaaatgtttatactaTTCTTTTTAGTACATTTAAATAAAAGCTTGtttttgaataagtttttcACTTTCATTTTATTCGTAAGACATTTCCAGTCTTCTGTTACTCTTTCTTAGACATCCGGTAGCAtgtcttcttctattttctttctAGCCATCTCCTTTTTAGTTCCTGCTGGTAAACTCCACgctattattttaattattgctGTTTCTTTGTACAGCTCCTACGCTCATTGTTTGAATTTTGTATTCCCAACTCATCTCTTTTTGTTCTTACTATAGATTCTTCTCAGCATGTCCCTTTCCCAAATTTTGAGTTTAGTTTGTTGTTCCTTGTTTATAACCCGAGTTTCGCTTTCTTACAGCACTGAGTCTTATTGTTTTGTGAATAATTAGTTTCTCTGGAGACTTgtcttaatttttaaatgtggtCTAATCTTCCAGGTaatattaaagttttatgaaaaatgtttattctaatctttttgaataaaatttggtttttcacttttaattcaGTTGTTAGACATTTCCATTCTTCTATTACTCTTTTTCAGACATTTTGTAGTATGTCTTCTCCTATTTTCTTTCAAGCCATCCCCTTTTCAGTCTCTCCTGTTTCTTTGTACAGCTCCTACGGTCATTGTTTGAATTTTGCATCCACGCCTCATCTATATTCTTCTCAGCATGTCCCTTTCCCAAATTTCGAGTTTAGTTTGTTGTTCCCTGTTTATAACCTGGGCTTCTTTTTCGTATAGCACCAGGTCTTATTGTTTTGTGAATTATAagttcctcttcttcttttaatgttTACTCCTCTCATTCTAACTAAAGTGATTgttatctttttgtttttaagtttCATGATTAGCTTTTTGTTTTAATAGGAATCCTATTTATGGAATAATTATATGAACACTGGATCTTCTTGATTGAACCATTGGGATACTTCAGATTCCTTCAATTCATTTCACTTCTTCTTACTATGCATATTAAATTAAATGGCACAAtgtatttacaattaattttccaaaaaatttagCTTGGAtgttactaaaaataattataatggaaataaaagcttgataaaaaaaataaaattatcttggTATTATTTACTGTTACTTATTACTTAATGCATGGTGTATAAACAATCTCTATTTTTAGCTATAAACTTACCCATGAAATTTGGCACACGAATATACCATTATCATCCAGGATTGGAAAGTATGTACTTATTCATCGAAGAATTGATTTatgataataaatcattttaaaaacgGAAGTATTTACAAGTAAATCATGCAACGACGGCAGGGAATAAATAAGTGGCGCTGGATTATAGTAATGAGACCGCTAACGTGCTAGTGGAAGTGTATGCCGGAATGTTTAATAAAGATTGTGTTATTGacaatttggttttctttcCAATACCtattaatagtttattttcaTCTGTATATTACTGAGGtgaattaaatagaaacatGGATAATAGCATATTTACtcaattaaatataaagtatcCTTATTAAGTCTCATCAatgtattaatgaaaaaatgtaatctatgcatatcttgtagattttggaaaaacaaaaaaagaaatttatcttcacttataacgacctaacctatgaACATTTATTGTCactcataatctaaccaataaatattcagctgCATTCATTACGACGtagctttttaaaaatttaatgtcattcataatctaaccaataaatattcggTTCCATTCATTACGACGTAGCCtttgaaaatttaatgtcattcataa
Proteins encoded in this window:
- the LOC130890896 gene encoding GPI mannosyltransferase 3, which gives rise to MRNIGVFLIFLSIRIFSIYFVQTFYVPDEYWQTLEVAHKLVYHYGYLTWEWTQGIRNYLPPLIIAFFYKLLYWIKLDTTETLVYGPRVIQAILSSYSDLCFYKWSGTRKWAIFSIGTSWFWFYTGSRTLINTLECSLTTIGLSKFPWPGKRIEESSLFIWIAAIVFFIRPTSGIIWLPIGLYHLKITKHTLFHVVITQYIPIGIVTLILTVLLDSGCHGSLLITPYKFIQFNVFQNLSSFYGVQPWHWYLSSGIPSVLGIFLLPFLLATVIVLKNIRIHPIEVVLLSTIAFTVFVYSLLPHKEFRFILPLFPMIFYMTSRFLSAWSRKSTNFSVWLVAIVIFIGNLVPAWYFGMVHQRGTLDVMNPLREISEKNPDDTHLLFLMPCHSTPLYSHLHINVTTRFLTCLPNLNNQENYTDEADLFYLDPNGWFRNNYPQNGTLPTHIISFDILQPFITDILNNYKLTHEIWHTNIPLSSRIGKYVLIHRRIDL